From Rhodopseudomonas palustris, a single genomic window includes:
- a CDS encoding FkbM family methyltransferase, protein MTALLDRLRTRLRRLFRARTVPFDGLTLVGYRHGVPKGMIHALLSGDYEAPERAAVKAVVRPGDRIVEIGACMGVVSLTAARIVGAANVVAFEPNPAAAAVASDNFTLNRLPVRLERAAVGSQAGTARLAIGEGSWLGAAIGGSHRTTVEVPVRAIAEVIATCDPTVLVLDAEGMEVDILPACPMQHLRAVIAEFHLAGVDPGVIHGLRLHLGAQGFARDAALSTCGEMVCTEVWTRAQAATASA, encoded by the coding sequence TTGACCGCTCTGCTCGATCGCCTGCGCACCCGGTTGCGCCGCCTGTTCCGGGCGCGCACGGTGCCGTTCGACGGCTTGACGCTGGTCGGCTACCGCCACGGCGTGCCGAAAGGCATGATCCATGCCCTGCTGTCCGGCGATTACGAGGCTCCCGAACGCGCTGCCGTCAAGGCCGTGGTCCGGCCCGGCGACCGCATCGTCGAGATCGGTGCCTGCATGGGCGTGGTGTCGTTGACAGCGGCGCGGATCGTCGGCGCCGCCAACGTCGTCGCGTTCGAGCCGAACCCTGCGGCGGCGGCGGTCGCGTCCGACAATTTCACCCTCAACCGCCTGCCGGTGAGGCTGGAGCGCGCTGCGGTCGGCTCGCAGGCCGGCACCGCGAGGCTGGCGATCGGCGAGGGAAGCTGGCTCGGTGCGGCGATCGGCGGCAGCCATCGAACCACTGTCGAGGTTCCGGTCCGGGCGATCGCGGAAGTGATCGCGACCTGCGACCCGACCGTGCTGGTCCTGGACGCCGAAGGCATGGAGGTCGACATCCTGCCGGCCTGTCCGATGCAGCATCTGCGCGCTGTGATTGCCGAATTTCATCTTGCCGGAGTCGACCCCGGCGTGATTCACGGATTGCGCCTGCATCTCGGCGCGCAGGGCTTCGCGCGCGATGCGGCGTTGAGTACCTGCGGCGAGATGGTCTGCACCGAAGTTTGGACCCGCGCCCAAGCCGCGACAGCCTCTGCCTGA
- a CDS encoding aldehyde dehydrogenase family protein: protein MINIATRIDPAIAPAVSEVISQLQARHLIGNALVPSVAGATLDVVDPATGQVIGKAPAATGDDVARAVAAASAAFPGWAATPARQRGKLIAAAARAIAEQSDVIATVLALETGKAIRTECRGEVATAVDITTMYAGLASELKGETLPFDPQILTYTSREPLGVVAAILPWNVPLVLMMLKIAPALVAGNTVVVKASEEAPYATIEMARLMAKLLPDGVLNVICGTGRDCGAALVEHPAVAKVTFTGSQAVGELIYQMAAKKIIPVSLELGGKSPMIVYPDADMARVVAGAIAGMRFTRQGQSCTAASRIYVHTKLIDAFVAALREAVSKLKIGDPLDEATDIGTVISQRQKAKVESYIDLGARTAGAKVDRCGELPGAAHLKDGLFLQPTIITGVPEDSPLMREEIFGPVVCVQPWNDEDDVIARANDSDFGLAATVWTNDLRSALRTVQRLDAGYVQVNQNLTIQPNLSYGGFRKSGLGKEASLEAMLEHFTKKKTVVIDMR from the coding sequence ATGATCAACATCGCCACCCGCATCGATCCCGCCATCGCCCCCGCCGTGTCGGAGGTGATCTCGCAACTTCAGGCCCGTCACCTGATCGGCAACGCCTTGGTGCCGTCCGTCGCCGGCGCCACGCTCGACGTCGTCGATCCCGCGACCGGGCAAGTGATCGGCAAGGCGCCGGCCGCAACCGGCGACGATGTCGCCCGTGCGGTTGCGGCTGCGTCGGCCGCGTTTCCCGGCTGGGCCGCGACGCCGGCGCGGCAGCGCGGCAAGCTGATAGCGGCTGCGGCACGCGCCATCGCCGAGCAGAGCGACGTCATCGCCACAGTGCTGGCGCTCGAAACCGGCAAGGCGATCCGGACCGAATGCCGCGGCGAGGTCGCGACCGCGGTCGATATCACCACGATGTATGCGGGCCTCGCTTCGGAGCTGAAGGGCGAGACGCTGCCGTTCGATCCGCAGATTCTCACCTACACCAGCCGCGAGCCGCTCGGCGTCGTCGCCGCGATCCTGCCGTGGAACGTGCCGCTGGTGCTGATGATGCTGAAGATCGCCCCGGCTCTGGTGGCGGGCAACACCGTGGTGGTGAAAGCCTCCGAAGAGGCGCCGTATGCGACTATCGAAATGGCGCGGCTGATGGCGAAATTGCTGCCGGACGGCGTGCTCAACGTGATCTGCGGCACCGGCCGTGACTGCGGCGCGGCGCTGGTCGAGCATCCGGCGGTCGCCAAGGTCACGTTCACCGGCTCGCAGGCGGTCGGCGAGCTGATCTATCAGATGGCGGCCAAGAAGATCATTCCGGTCAGCCTCGAGCTCGGCGGCAAGAGCCCGATGATCGTCTATCCCGACGCCGACATGGCGCGTGTCGTCGCCGGTGCGATCGCCGGCATGCGGTTCACCCGTCAGGGCCAGAGCTGCACCGCGGCGAGCCGGATCTACGTTCACACAAAGCTGATCGACGCTTTCGTGGCGGCGCTGCGCGAAGCGGTGAGCAAGCTGAAGATCGGCGATCCGCTGGACGAGGCCACCGATATCGGCACGGTGATCTCGCAGCGGCAGAAGGCCAAGGTCGAGTCCTACATCGATCTCGGCGCGCGCACCGCCGGCGCCAAGGTCGACCGCTGCGGCGAACTACCGGGTGCGGCGCATCTGAAGGACGGCTTGTTCCTGCAGCCGACCATCATCACCGGCGTGCCGGAGGATTCGCCGCTGATGCGCGAAGAGATCTTCGGACCGGTAGTCTGCGTGCAGCCGTGGAACGACGAGGACGACGTCATCGCGCGCGCCAACGACAGCGACTTCGGACTGGCCGCGACGGTGTGGACCAACGATCTGCGCAGCGCGCTACGCACGGTGCAGCGGCTCGACGCCGGCTACGTCCAGGTCAATCAGAACCTCACCATCCAGCCGAATCTGAGCTATGGCGGCTTCCGCAAGTCGGGCCTCGGCAAGGAGGCGTCGCTGGAGGCGATGCTCGAGCACTTCACCAAGAAGAAGACAGTCGTCATCGATATGCGGTAA
- a CDS encoding ABC transporter ATP-binding protein: MAKIELSAIRKSFGDTEVLKGVDLSIHDGEFVSLVGPSGCGKSTLLRVIAGLEPQSSGEVKIGGVAVDHIRPSSRNLAMVFQSYALYPHLSVFDNIAVPLRMKRLSALERAPLLGRLLPNRYHVERGIRADVERVASQLEISPLLARKPGQLSGGQRQRVAVGRALVREPVGFLFDEPLSNLDAKLRVHMRAEIAQLHRRLKATFVYVTHDQAEAMTMSGRIAVMIGGELVQVGTPADVYDNPRDIRVAEFIGSPKINVLPGAVQADGRIVMLDRVLAARAAASGGPCRVAVRPERISLGGGDLSGVVVHVENMGAEAFVHLGCEGLTDPLVIRLDDPLRLPPFGSTQRFGFAPEAIRLFDAAGKRITVRAEASVETIREVAHV, from the coding sequence ATGGCGAAGATCGAGCTCAGCGCGATCCGCAAATCGTTCGGCGACACCGAAGTCCTGAAGGGCGTCGATCTGTCGATCCACGACGGCGAGTTCGTGTCGCTGGTCGGCCCGAGCGGATGCGGCAAGTCGACACTGCTGCGGGTGATCGCCGGGCTGGAGCCGCAGAGCTCCGGCGAAGTGAAGATCGGCGGCGTCGCGGTCGATCACATCCGGCCGAGTTCGCGCAATCTCGCGATGGTGTTTCAATCCTACGCGCTGTACCCGCATCTGTCGGTGTTCGACAACATCGCGGTGCCGCTGCGGATGAAGCGGTTGTCGGCACTGGAGCGCGCGCCGCTGCTGGGCCGGCTGCTGCCGAACCGTTACCATGTCGAGCGCGGCATCCGTGCCGATGTCGAGCGCGTCGCGTCGCAGCTCGAAATCTCGCCGCTTCTGGCCCGCAAGCCCGGGCAGCTCTCCGGTGGTCAGCGCCAGCGTGTTGCGGTCGGCCGGGCGCTGGTACGCGAGCCGGTCGGCTTCCTGTTCGACGAGCCGCTGTCCAACCTCGACGCCAAACTCCGGGTGCATATGCGCGCCGAGATCGCGCAGCTGCATCGCCGGCTGAAAGCGACTTTCGTCTACGTCACGCACGATCAGGCCGAGGCAATGACGATGTCCGGCCGGATCGCCGTGATGATCGGCGGCGAACTGGTTCAGGTCGGCACGCCGGCTGACGTCTACGACAATCCGCGCGACATCCGGGTTGCCGAGTTCATCGGCAGCCCGAAGATCAACGTGCTGCCCGGCGCGGTGCAGGCGGACGGCCGCATCGTGATGCTCGATCGCGTGCTGGCAGCGCGTGCCGCGGCGAGCGGCGGGCCCTGCCGCGTCGCGGTCCGCCCGGAGCGGATCAGTCTCGGCGGCGGCGATCTGTCCGGCGTCGTGGTGCATGTCGAGAACATGGGGGCCGAAGCCTTCGTGCATCTCGGCTGCGAAGGGCTGACCGATCCGTTGGTGATCCGGCTCGACGATCCGCTTCGGCTTCCTCCTTTCGGCAGCACCCAGCGGTTCGGCTTCGCGCCCGAGGCGATCCGGCTGTTCGACGCCGCCGGCAAGAGGATCACGGTCCGGGCCGAGGCATCGGTCGAGACGATCCGGGAGGTCGCCCATGTCTGA
- a CDS encoding ABC transporter substrate-binding protein, giving the protein MLKRWFAAAAMTLVAGIAHAQQQTEVVLQFPYPELFTETHKRIAEEFAKVHPEIKVSFRAPYESYEEATQKVLREAVTNQLPDVTFQGLNRIRVLVDKNIPAPLDGYIAAEKDFDKQGFHQAMYDIGTASGKVYALPFAISLPIVYVNLDLVKKAGGDVNNLPTTWDGLLDLAKKVKALGPDSNGITYAWDITGNWLWQAPVFARGGTMLNADETKVAFDGPEGQFAMRTIARLVTEGGMPNLDQPSMRATFAAGKTGIHITSTSDLKKTTDMIGGKFALKTIAFPDVVKPNGRLPAGGNVVLITAKDKAKRDAAWQVVKFWTGPKGAAIMAETTGYMPPNKVANDVYLKDFYANNPNNYTAVSQLALLTKWYAFPGDNGLKITDVIKDHLNSIVSGARAKEPDAVLADMTRDVQNLLPKTVGAAK; this is encoded by the coding sequence ATGCTGAAGAGATGGTTCGCCGCAGCCGCGATGACGCTGGTTGCGGGTATCGCCCACGCCCAGCAGCAGACCGAAGTAGTGCTGCAGTTCCCGTATCCGGAGCTGTTCACCGAGACCCATAAGCGGATCGCCGAAGAATTCGCCAAGGTGCATCCGGAGATCAAGGTCAGCTTCCGTGCGCCTTACGAGTCGTATGAAGAGGCTACCCAGAAGGTGCTGCGCGAGGCGGTGACCAATCAGTTGCCCGACGTTACCTTCCAGGGCCTGAACCGCATCCGCGTGCTGGTCGACAAGAACATCCCGGCGCCGCTCGACGGCTACATCGCGGCCGAGAAGGACTTCGACAAGCAGGGCTTCCACCAGGCGATGTACGATATCGGTACCGCCAGCGGCAAAGTCTATGCGCTGCCGTTCGCGATCTCGCTGCCGATCGTCTACGTCAATCTCGACCTGGTGAAAAAGGCCGGCGGCGATGTGAACAACCTGCCGACCACCTGGGACGGCCTGCTCGACCTCGCCAAGAAGGTCAAGGCGCTCGGCCCCGACTCCAACGGCATCACCTACGCCTGGGACATCACCGGCAACTGGCTGTGGCAGGCGCCGGTGTTCGCGCGCGGCGGCACCATGCTCAATGCCGACGAGACCAAGGTGGCGTTCGACGGCCCCGAAGGCCAGTTCGCGATGCGCACCATCGCCCGCCTGGTCACCGAGGGCGGCATGCCGAATCTCGACCAGCCGTCGATGCGCGCCACCTTCGCGGCCGGCAAGACCGGGATCCACATCACCTCGACCTCCGACCTGAAGAAGACCACCGACATGATCGGCGGAAAGTTCGCGCTGAAGACGATCGCGTTCCCGGACGTCGTCAAGCCGAACGGCCGGCTGCCGGCCGGCGGCAACGTCGTGCTGATCACCGCGAAGGACAAGGCCAAGCGCGACGCCGCCTGGCAAGTGGTGAAGTTCTGGACCGGCCCGAAGGGCGCGGCGATCATGGCCGAGACCACCGGCTACATGCCGCCCAACAAGGTCGCCAATGACGTCTATCTGAAGGACTTCTACGCCAACAACCCGAACAACTACACTGCCGTCAGCCAACTTGCGCTACTGACCAAGTGGTATGCGTTCCCCGGCGACAACGGCCTGAAGATCACCGACGTGATCAAGGATCATCTCAACTCGATCGTCTCCGGCGCGCGCGCCAAGGAGCCGGATGCGGTGCTGGCCGACATGACCCGCGACGTCCAGAACCTGCTGCCGAAGACCGTCGGCGCCGCCAAGTAA
- a CDS encoding carbohydrate ABC transporter permease: MIAARRSLIRSSLRHAALMFGAVLMLAPFVWMLSTASKPPDEIYSSDLHLIPHHFALWDNLRIAFGKADLGRFLLNGVIVTVSIFALQVLIALPAAYALAKLRFVGRKTLFALVLFGILIPPQATAIPVFLLLHQLGALDSYAALVLPFTISVFGIFLMRQFFMTVPDDLLDAARMDGMSEFAIVWRVMLPTAIPAVTAFGIFSVVAHWNDYFWPLIVLNSQQYYTPPLAVAHFRNAEAGTSYGPLMAAAIVIITPLVVAFLLAQRRFIEGITLTGLK; encoded by the coding sequence ATGATCGCCGCGCGACGAAGCCTGATCCGCTCCAGCCTCCGCCACGCCGCTCTGATGTTCGGCGCGGTGCTGATGCTGGCGCCGTTCGTCTGGATGCTATCGACCGCGTCGAAGCCACCGGACGAAATCTACTCCAGCGATCTGCATCTGATCCCGCATCATTTCGCGCTGTGGGACAATCTGCGCATCGCGTTCGGCAAGGCTGATCTCGGTCGCTTCCTGCTCAACGGCGTGATCGTCACGGTGTCGATCTTCGCGCTGCAGGTGCTGATCGCGCTGCCGGCCGCCTATGCGCTCGCCAAGCTGCGTTTTGTCGGGCGCAAGACGCTGTTCGCGCTGGTTTTGTTCGGCATCCTGATCCCGCCGCAGGCGACCGCGATCCCGGTGTTCCTGCTGCTGCATCAGCTCGGCGCGCTCGACAGCTACGCGGCACTGGTGTTGCCGTTCACCATCTCGGTGTTCGGCATCTTTCTGATGCGGCAGTTCTTCATGACCGTGCCGGACGATCTGCTCGACGCCGCGCGGATGGACGGGATGTCGGAGTTCGCGATCGTCTGGCGGGTGATGCTGCCGACCGCGATTCCCGCGGTCACCGCGTTCGGCATCTTCTCGGTGGTGGCGCACTGGAACGATTATTTCTGGCCGCTGATCGTGCTCAACAGCCAGCAATATTACACGCCGCCGCTCGCGGTCGCGCATTTCCGCAACGCCGAGGCCGGCACCAGCTACGGCCCGCTGATGGCCGCCGCGATCGTGATCATCACCCCGCTCGTCGTCGCCTTCCTGCTCGCGCAGCGCCGCTTCATCGAAGGCATCACTTTGACCGGACTCAAGTAA
- a CDS encoding phosphodiesterase, which yields MKFVVLTDTHFVARGRRIYGLDPAERLTAAVARINREHPDIAFVIVTGDLAHWGEEPAYDNLASVLAGLRAPTILMMGNHDKREAFAKFFPGVPRDTNGFVHTVQVFEAATIVTLDTLNEAAPNHEGLLCEARLAFLEHALAEAPADRPLLLFQHHPPFDTGLRYMDTIRLANPDAEWEVIARTRKPDYLFMGHLHRPISGVWRGIPYHIQRGLAHQVAFDLVAEGHIPGSHEPPDYAHVSVEADRIVIHQCSFMYDGPLFSLHDSVALHRASF from the coding sequence ATGAAGTTCGTCGTTCTCACCGATACGCATTTCGTCGCCCGCGGCCGCCGCATCTACGGGCTCGATCCGGCCGAACGGCTCACCGCCGCGGTGGCGCGGATCAACCGTGAGCATCCCGACATCGCCTTCGTGATCGTCACCGGAGATCTGGCGCATTGGGGCGAGGAGCCGGCTTACGACAATCTGGCTTCGGTGCTGGCGGGATTGCGCGCGCCGACGATCCTGATGATGGGCAATCACGACAAGCGCGAGGCCTTCGCCAAGTTTTTTCCCGGCGTGCCGCGCGATACGAACGGCTTCGTGCACACCGTGCAGGTGTTCGAGGCGGCGACGATCGTCACGCTGGACACGCTGAATGAAGCCGCGCCGAACCACGAGGGCCTGCTGTGCGAGGCGCGGCTGGCGTTCCTCGAACACGCGCTGGCGGAAGCGCCGGCCGACCGGCCGCTGCTGCTGTTCCAGCATCACCCGCCGTTCGACACCGGCTTGCGCTACATGGATACGATCCGTCTCGCCAATCCGGATGCAGAGTGGGAGGTGATCGCCCGCACTCGCAAGCCGGACTATCTGTTCATGGGGCATCTGCACCGGCCGATCTCGGGCGTGTGGCGCGGCATCCCGTATCACATCCAGCGCGGGCTGGCGCATCAGGTCGCGTTCGATCTCGTCGCCGAGGGCCACATCCCGGGCTCGCACGAGCCGCCGGACTACGCCCATGTCAGCGTCGAGGCGGATCGCATCGTCATCCACCAGTGCTCGTTCATGTATGACGGGCCGTTGTTCTCGCTGCACGACAGTGTTGCGCTGCACCGCGCCTCGTTCTGA
- a CDS encoding nuclear transport factor 2 family protein, giving the protein MSDLDTQRLQTLHQLFDAFNRHDGAAVMAAMTDDIVFDAAAGPEACGRHIVGTADVRAAFETTFATFPDVSWECTRHAVFGDRGISEWIFRATTKDGSRIEAEGVDLFGFRGDKICTKSAFRKDRPVLPATGASA; this is encoded by the coding sequence ATGTCCGATCTCGATACTCAGCGATTGCAGACGCTGCATCAGCTCTTCGATGCGTTCAACCGCCACGACGGCGCTGCGGTGATGGCCGCGATGACCGACGACATCGTGTTCGATGCCGCGGCCGGCCCCGAGGCTTGCGGTCGCCATATCGTCGGCACGGCCGATGTCCGCGCCGCGTTCGAGACGACGTTCGCCACGTTCCCGGATGTGAGCTGGGAGTGCACCCGCCACGCCGTGTTCGGCGACCGCGGCATCTCCGAATGGATCTTCCGCGCCACCACCAAGGACGGCAGCAGGATCGAGGCCGAAGGCGTCGATCTGTTCGGCTTCCGCGGCGACAAGATCTGCACCAAGAGTGCGTTCCGCAAGGATCGCCCGGTGCTGCCGGCGACGGGGGCATCGGCATGA
- a CDS encoding phosphodiesterase, which yields MKLIHLSDIHLTTAGATIGGRNPRLNFERALTHILRDHHDAELMVITGDLSDWGDADDYRWLKAQLDAFPIPVRLCIGNHDSRENFLSVFPDYADEHGLAQGVVDTPAGRCLLLDTAEAGTHAGRYCDTRRAWLTRQLAEHPGPFLLFMHHNPMPTHLGPMDQIGLLDEGAFRQIVGRHRDRIRHIFFGHCHLPLAGSVAGVPVSSLRGTNHASYPLFSERRLLSASDLPESYGVVFFGDDYVTVHMVEFGYTGEVRVEGSPDYSAWNRETMLR from the coding sequence ATGAAACTGATCCATCTCAGCGACATCCACCTCACCACGGCGGGCGCGACGATCGGCGGCCGCAATCCGCGGCTGAATTTCGAGCGGGCGCTGACCCATATCTTGCGCGACCATCACGATGCCGAACTGATGGTGATCACCGGCGATCTGTCGGATTGGGGCGACGCTGACGACTATCGCTGGCTGAAGGCGCAGCTTGACGCGTTTCCGATTCCGGTGCGGCTGTGCATTGGCAATCACGATTCCCGCGAGAATTTCCTCAGCGTGTTTCCGGACTATGCCGACGAGCATGGCCTGGCGCAGGGCGTGGTCGATACGCCGGCCGGTCGGTGCCTGCTGCTCGACACGGCCGAGGCCGGCACCCATGCGGGGCGCTATTGCGACACGCGCAGGGCGTGGCTGACCCGGCAGCTCGCCGAACATCCCGGGCCGTTCCTGCTGTTCATGCATCACAATCCGATGCCGACGCATCTCGGCCCGATGGACCAGATCGGGCTGCTGGACGAGGGCGCGTTTCGCCAGATCGTCGGCCGGCACCGCGACCGCATCCGCCACATCTTCTTCGGCCATTGCCATCTGCCGCTGGCCGGCTCGGTCGCCGGCGTGCCGGTCAGCTCGCTGCGCGGCACCAACCATGCCAGCTATCCGCTGTTCTCCGAGCGCCGGCTGCTGAGCGCTTCCGACCTGCCGGAGTCCTACGGCGTGGTGTTCTTCGGCGACGACTACGTCACCGTCCACATGGTCGAGTTCGGCTACACCGGCGAGGTCCGGGTCGAGGGCTCGCCCGACTACAGCGCCTGGAACAGGGAGACCATGCTGCGATGA
- a CDS encoding carbohydrate ABC transporter permease: MSEVTMSDAAVALRDLDAPVTVRALTKPRRRSRGTVAYGLVAPAFTLMMLMLLGPLAGVIALSFTDYQLGAPSFAWIGLANYQQLFADRVFWISLTNTLTYAVIVVPGSVALGLGVAMLIESGTRFRSFYRTIYFLPVMATLIAMAIVWEFMLHPQFGLVNGLIKMVGFAPHPWLQDRGTALYALCVIGIWQAVGFNMVLFLAGLMSIPKHLYDAAEIDGAASAWSRFRLVTWPMLGPVTLFVVVITGIRSFQVFDTVHVLTKGGPSKSTEVLIHTMYMEGFEFFRSGYAAAVTVVFLGLVLLLTLVKSRLAAKQVHYA; the protein is encoded by the coding sequence ATGTCTGAGGTCACCATGTCCGACGCCGCCGTCGCGCTGCGCGATCTCGACGCGCCTGTAACTGTGCGCGCTTTGACCAAGCCGCGTCGCCGTAGTCGCGGCACCGTCGCCTACGGTCTGGTCGCACCGGCGTTCACGCTGATGATGTTGATGCTGCTGGGGCCGCTCGCCGGCGTGATCGCGCTGTCGTTCACCGATTATCAGCTCGGCGCACCGTCGTTCGCCTGGATCGGCCTTGCCAATTATCAGCAACTGTTCGCCGACCGGGTGTTCTGGATCTCGCTCACCAACACGCTGACTTACGCGGTGATCGTGGTGCCGGGCTCGGTCGCGCTCGGCCTCGGCGTGGCGATGCTGATCGAGAGCGGCACGCGCTTTCGCAGCTTCTATCGCACCATCTACTTCCTGCCGGTGATGGCGACCCTGATCGCGATGGCGATCGTGTGGGAGTTCATGCTGCATCCGCAGTTCGGTCTGGTGAACGGGCTTATCAAGATGGTCGGCTTCGCGCCGCATCCGTGGCTGCAGGATCGCGGCACCGCGCTGTACGCGCTGTGTGTGATCGGGATCTGGCAGGCGGTCGGCTTCAACATGGTGCTGTTCCTGGCCGGGCTGATGTCGATCCCGAAGCATCTCTATGACGCTGCCGAGATCGATGGCGCCGCGAGTGCGTGGTCGCGGTTCCGGCTGGTAACGTGGCCGATGCTCGGACCGGTGACGCTGTTTGTGGTGGTGATCACCGGCATCCGGTCGTTTCAGGTGTTCGACACCGTCCACGTCCTCACCAAGGGCGGGCCGTCGAAGTCCACCGAGGTGCTGATCCACACCATGTACATGGAAGGCTTCGAGTTCTTCCGCTCCGGCTACGCCGCCGCGGTGACGGTGGTGTTCCTCGGCCTGGTGCTGTTGCTGACCCTGGTGAAGTCGCGGCTCGCCGCCAAGCAGGTGCACTACGCATGA
- a CDS encoding NAD(P)/FAD-dependent oxidoreductase: MNKPVKTPPLAAYDPHYDPLVSEGPGRNRDYAPTYWTANCGPLPEDDGPISRDTDVDVAIVGSGFTGLASAVFLAREHGIKAAVLEANRVAWGCSTRNGGQGQNAAGRLTRSQWIARWGRDVALKLHAEVSDGFETFEELIRQSPIDCEPQRGGHLYIAHRQRNFEKISAEAKVLSEVFGEPTKVISADQLRSDYLNEAEAVGATLEPRGTGVHPAKLAFGYQQMARELGATVHPGSPVIEITERGGAYYLRTPGGTVKARAVGIATGAYTAPGLTPLLRGRCMPILSNSIVTRPLTPAELEATGFKTKLVLTDTRTLRYYYRLLPDNRIQIGSRSSITGADADHPKHLQLLIDGLHRKFPVLQGIEIDYSWWGWVDVSHDMMPRIFQPDPSQKLVYALGYGGNGVSYSAQAGRRMAQMIAGQRFKGQDLPIFTSPLPTHTFSPFRRIGQRMLYRWYHYRDEAA, translated from the coding sequence ATGAACAAGCCCGTGAAGACTCCGCCGCTCGCCGCCTACGATCCGCACTACGACCCTCTCGTCAGCGAAGGCCCCGGCCGCAACCGCGACTACGCGCCGACCTACTGGACCGCAAATTGCGGTCCGCTCCCCGAAGACGACGGGCCGATCAGCCGCGACACCGACGTCGATGTCGCGATCGTCGGCTCGGGTTTCACGGGGCTCGCGTCTGCGGTGTTCCTGGCCCGCGAGCACGGCATCAAGGCTGCTGTCCTCGAAGCCAACCGTGTCGCGTGGGGCTGCAGCACGCGCAATGGCGGCCAGGGCCAGAACGCCGCCGGCCGGTTGACGCGCTCGCAATGGATCGCGCGCTGGGGCCGCGATGTCGCGCTGAAACTGCACGCCGAAGTCAGCGACGGCTTCGAAACCTTCGAGGAACTGATCCGGCAAAGCCCGATCGACTGCGAGCCGCAGCGCGGCGGACATCTCTACATCGCGCATCGGCAGCGCAATTTCGAGAAGATCTCCGCCGAGGCCAAGGTGCTGAGCGAGGTGTTCGGCGAACCGACCAAGGTGATCTCGGCCGATCAGCTCCGCAGCGATTACCTCAACGAAGCCGAAGCTGTCGGCGCCACGCTGGAGCCGCGCGGCACCGGCGTGCATCCGGCCAAGCTCGCCTTCGGCTATCAGCAGATGGCGCGCGAGCTCGGCGCCACCGTGCATCCGGGCAGCCCTGTGATCGAGATCACCGAGCGGGGCGGCGCGTACTATCTGCGCACTCCGGGCGGCACCGTGAAGGCGCGCGCGGTCGGCATCGCCACCGGCGCCTATACGGCGCCCGGCCTGACGCCGCTGCTGCGCGGCAGGTGCATGCCGATCCTGTCGAACTCGATCGTCACCCGGCCGCTGACTCCGGCCGAACTCGAAGCCACCGGCTTCAAGACCAAGCTGGTGCTGACCGATACCCGCACGCTGCGCTACTACTACCGGCTGCTGCCGGACAACCGCATCCAGATCGGCAGCCGCTCGTCGATCACCGGCGCCGATGCGGATCATCCCAAGCACCTGCAGCTCCTGATCGACGGCCTGCACCGCAAGTTTCCGGTGCTGCAGGGTATCGAGATCGATTACTCCTGGTGGGGCTGGGTCGACGTCAGCCACGACATGATGCCACGAATTTTCCAGCCCGACCCGTCGCAGAAGCTGGTCTACGCACTCGGCTACGGCGGCAACGGCGTGTCGTATTCGGCGCAGGCCGGGCGGCGCATGGCGCAGATGATCGCCGGACAGCGCTTCAAGGGTCAGGATCTGCCGATCTTCACCTCGCCGCTGCCGACCCACACCTTCTCGCCGTTCCGCCGGATCGGCCAGCGCATGCTGTATCGCTGGTATCACTACCGCGACGAAGCGGCGTAA